TCTCGCGGACAACATCATGTTCTTGCGTCACGTTGAGTATCGCGGGAAGGTGCGGAAGGTCATCGGGACGCTGAAGATGCGGACGAGCGACTTCGAACGTAGCCTCAGGGAACTCGAAATTACGGCGGACGGGATCCGTGTCGGAGAACCTCTTCCGCAGCTTCGGGGTATTCTCACCGGGACGCCGGAGTGGAACGATACGGATACTGCCAGCAAACACGACGTTGACAACGACGAACAGACGTAACTGTCGCACGAGATGAGAGACCAGTCATAGGAGTCGCCGATCCGAACATCATGCCCACGAACGAACAGCATACGAATCGAGAAGCAGTCGACGAATCCAAGCGCGTGCTCACTTTGGTCACTGACCCGGGAAATCAGCGTGTCCTCGAAGAGTGGCTAACCGCACACGATCAGTACACGCTCGTCGAAACCCCGGATATCGCCGAGGCTACATTCGACTGCTGTCTGCTCGATAGAAAGCAGTTGGACGAACACCGGTCGAAACTCCTGAACCGAAAAGAAAGCGAGCAGATTATTCTCCCGTATCTCTTGTTGGTTCAGGAGTCAAGACATCGAGAGATCCGCAATCGTCTCCGGGATGAACATCCGGAACTGTGGGATGCGATTGACGGGTTGATCGACATGCCACTCGCAGAAAGTCAACTCAGTGAACAGCTAGAGACGTTTCTCCGCCTTCGGGATCAGTCGATCGCCGCATACAATCAGCGAGCACAGCTCCGGCAGATCCGGGATCAACACGCCGGTCACGGAGTGTTAGTCACCGACACAGACGGAACAATCGAGTACGTGAACGAAGGATTTGAATCTCAGTCAGGCTATACGAGCGAGGAAGTTGTCGGTACCACCCCGCGCATTCTCAAATCAGGTGAACACGATGAGGCGTTCTATGAGGAGTTGTGGAACACCATCGTAGCGGGTGACGTCTGGGACGGGACTGTCATCAACAGTCGAAAAGATGGGGATCGGTATGTTATCGAACAGACGATCGCTCCGGTAGAAGGCCCTGATGGAGATATTACGCAGTTCATCGCCGTCAACCACGAAATTACTGAGCTTAGAGAACTAGAAGAGAGTCTCCGCCAGCAACGCGAGCAACTCGACGTGTTGAACCGAGTTCTCCGACACGACATCCGGAACGATATGAACGTTGTTGTCGCGTGGGGCGAAATGCTTGAAGACGAGGTAACGCCGACTGGACAGGAGAAACTCGACAGGATTCTCCGGGCGGGGCGGCACGTCGTCGAACTCACGAATGTCGCCCGAGACCTCTCAGAAATCATTCACGGTGACGGGACGCCGGAGCTTAGCCCAATCCCGCTTCGACAGCTCCTCAGTGAGGAACTCGAAAAGCGCCGGGAAACGTTCGCAAATGCCGAGATCACGATGGCAGATCCACCCGATCAGAGGACACACGTGCTGGCGAACGAGTTGCTCTCGTCGGTGTTTCGGAACCTCGTCAACAACGCCGTCCAGCACAACCATACAGCTCAACCAAATGTAATGATTTCTGTTGAGGAAGCTGACGAGTCAGTCCGCATCAGAGTGGCCGATAACGGGCCAGGAATCTCAGACGATGTGAAAGAGAGTCTGTTCCGAGAGGGTAAGAAAGGGCTTGAAAGCGGGGGAACCGGAATGGGCCTGTTTCTCGTCGACAGTCTTGTTGAGAGTTACGGCGGAAATGTCTGGATCGAGGACAGAGTGGAGAGCGAATTGTTCGATACTCCTGACGAAGCGGATCCAGCCGGCGCAGTTTTTATCGTCGAGTTACGGACGACGGCGAAACAGGACAAAATCGATGGAGGACGTGAATGAACGACGCGTACCCTACGGACGATTCACCCGATGATGGCGCTGGGCAGGCAGCTTTGTTCCCGTTGCTCTCTGGGGAGGGGAATCAACGGTTGGTGGTTGAGTGGATCCAAGCTCATGACCGCTATACGCTGGTCGATCCGGACCAGCCGGTCGAAACGGCGACGTTCGACTGCTGTATCCTCGACGGGGAGATGCTGCAGACACACGCTGAGACGCTTCGAGCCCGAAAACGCGAGGCGAAGCCGGCTCTGTTGCCGTGTCTTCTCCTCATACCGGAGGCGGACCTTTCACTCATTGAAACTGACAGCGGGGAAATTGCCGACAGCGTCGTGTTCGAAACCGCCGACGAGGTGGTCTCGATGCCGATTAAAAAGGCTGAACTGGAGTGGCGGACACAGGCGCTCGTCAGGCTGCGGACCCAGTCGCAGCGCCTCAAAGAACGGACGGAGACGCTGGAACTGTTCAAGCAGGCCGTCGAAGCCTCCGGTCACGCCATCTGGATATCCGATACGGACGGAACGATCAACTACGTCAATTCGGCGTTCGAATCGATCACGGGCTACAGCCGAGATGAGGCCGTTGGCGAGTCACCGAATCTTCTCAACTCCGGAGAGATGGACGACGACTTCTACAGCGACCTCTGGGAGACGATTACCGCTGGTGATACGTGGCACGAGGAGATTACCAACCAACGCAGCGACGGCTCGCAGTACGTCGCCGATCAGACGATCGCACCCATCGTCGAAGACGGGGAGCCGAGAGCGTTCGTCGCCGTCCAGACCGATATTACCGAACGCAAAGAACTCGAAGGTCGGCTCTCGTTGTACCGCGATATCATCGAACGGCTTGAGGATCCGATCATGATCCAGACCTGTGAGGGGAGTTTCGGCTGGTTAATGACGCGCTGTGTTCGTTCGCCGGGCTGTCGAGAGATGAACTGCTCGGCGGCGGCGAATACGCGTTTATCGATGAAGAAACTGCCACGACGATCGCCCGACAGAAACAGCGCGTGATCGAGACTGAACAGCCGGTCGAATACAGCGTTGAGCCGACCTTCAAGCACAGCGACAGAGAGGCGATCTTCTATACGAGTCGGTACCCCTACTACGAGGACGGAGAGCTCGCGGGGACGCTGGCGATCTGCCGGAACGTGACTGATCTCGAAGAACGGACCCGACAGCTCCACGTACTTGATAACATCCTGCGGCACAATATCCGCAACGAGCTGAACGTGATCCACGGTCGAGGCGAGCAGCTTCAAAGGAATCTTGAGGGCGAACCCAAAGCCGCTGCCGGCACCATCGTTGACCGGGCCGAAACCCTGTTGACGACGAGTGAGAAGTCGCGGGAGATTACGACTGTTCTCAGTGATTCACAGGGGCCAACCTCTGTAGATATCGGGCAGGTGGTTCGGGTTCTTGCCAAAGAGACGGCCGACGAGTGGCCCAACGCAGATGTCGACGTTACGGGCCCAACGCAGCTCGTCGTCTCTGCCGCCGAATCGATTACTGCCGCAATTGAAGAGCTGTTGACCAACGCTGTGATCCACAACGACAGCGAAAAGCCCTGTGTGCGTGTCAACCTTGCTGTCGAGGGATCATGGGGCACTCTTAGCGTGCGGGACAACGGTCCGGGTATCCCAGAATTTGACAGAGATGTCCTCGAATCGGGAGGGGCTATCGAGACACTCTCACACGGTAGTGGACTGGGGTTGTGGCTGGTCTACTGGACAGTAAACCATTCTGGAGGGAAGATCAACGTCGATGAGCGTGAGCCACGCGGCACCGAGATTACAATCTGGTTTCCGCTGGAAACTGGTGGGTAGCAGGTTTGTGGATTAATTATTTCGGCTCATCGTAGACTCAGCGACCTGGAGAGCCTGTCGAAAATGAACGTTTTCTTTTCGAGACCATCGGCTGCGAGCGCTTTCTCAAGATGGACTCGATACCCCTCAGATCGCTCTGACATATGCTCATTTAGAATGGTATGTAAAATAACCCCGCCTATAATTATCACTATAGATATCAAATATACACTCGAAACGCGGCTCTCATCGACCGGCTGTTTCAGGTGAGAATACGTTACAGAATTAAACTTCAACAGAACGTGCTCAATGGCACGAAATCCAAGTCGGTCTCTTCCGCCCCATCTCTTGTTTCACGCTCTCCTAGGGTAGCTCCGTTCCCGTCAAGCCTTCAGAGCCAGTAAGGAGGATCTCACTCTGTATTGCCGCCGTCACCTACTGTCCTGACCGAGCTACTAGCTTGAGGGCCGGCATTGTCACCCCTTACACCTCCGAGCCGGTCAGGCTCTGCATCAATGGTGAACCCGCTGAGGCGGTTTTGAAGCTTCCCTGCTCGCTCTTTGAGATTGTCTGCGTTCTGAGAGACTTCCGCAAGTGATGAGGTTTGTTCTTCGGCTGCTGCTGAGACATTATCGGACTCGCTGTTCACTTCATTTGCCGCGTTGGCGACCTCCTCGACGATGCTTACGACTTCCTCTGTAGAGGCGGCTTGACTGTCTGTTGCGTCGCTGATCTCTTGGATACCATCATTCACCCCTTCGACGGTGGTCGTGATCTCATCGAGAGCAGCGAGGGCCGACTCAACCGTGTCAGCGCCCGAACGAACCCGGTCTTGCATAGACTCCATATCTTCAACGGTCTCATCGGAGTTGGACTGAACACGCTCTATCCGCTCGGTAACATCATCAGCAGCCTCCGCAGTCTCCTCTGCAAGCCCCTTCACTTCGTCCGCCACCACGGCGAACCCGGATCCCGCCTCACCAGCGCGAGCCGCTTCTATCGAGGCATTCAGCGCAAGCAAATTCGTCTGCTCAGCAATATCCTCGATCAACTCCACAACTTCTCCGATTTCATCAAGCTCACTTGCGAGCGTGTTGACCTGATCGACTGTCTGTTCAGACTGGGACTCGATCTCTTCCATCTCATCAATTGCCTCTGACGCGGCTTCTTGCCCGTTATTACTGAGTTTAACAGCATTCTGAGAGGCTGTAGCAACTTCGTCTGCTGAGGACGCAACTTCTTCGACTGTCCCAGAGAGATTCTGCATCTCGTTCGATGCCTCTCGGCTCTGTCCGTGCTGTGTATCCGCGTCTGCCGCAATAGCTTGGATAGAGTCCGCAACTTGCTCGCTCGCACGCTGCGTCTCTGCCGTCGATGCACTCACATCTTCACTCGCAGAAGCGACCTCATCAGCGAAGGCTTGAATCTGCGCGAACGTCAGCTCGAGATCCTCCACCATTTCGTTGAACGTGGTGGCTATTTCGGCCATCGCCTCGTTGCTTACATCGGTATCAAGTCGGCGGGTGAAGTCACCGGCCGCACACTCAACCATTACCGACTGGTAGTCGGCAGCGGCCTGCTCAAGTTCCGCGTTGAGTTCTTGCATTTCCTCGCGCTGTTCGGCCGCCTCTATCTCCTTCTCTTTGGCACGATCTCTCGCTTCCTCTGCTTCTTCCAGTTTCTCTTGGACCTTCTCGCGAGCCTGTTGTCGCTGAATTGCGAGAGACTGCCAGAGGAACGTGATTGTCCCCGCGAGCATCAGCACCCCAACAGCGTGTATTCCACCCCAGACGACCGGGTTAGCCATCGCAGCCGGATGGTTATAGACTGTGAACCACTCTATGAGCCCGAAGACACTGTGTTGGAGGGCAACGTACCCAATCGTGATCGCGAACGGTACCCAATCCTCATAGAGTGCGACAACCCCGACTCCAACAAAGTAGATAAAATGTGCCTCGATGAATCCGCCAGTAAAGTACGCTAACACCGACCCCTGTACCATGAACGCGACCGCGCCTGTCGCCGCTCTAATTCGGCGGGGAAGTACCGGAATTGCAGCTATTACTACCAATCCCAACACGATCCCAGTGCCGACCACGGAGTGTAGCATTGGGATGACCGGCAATTCCGCACCAGTGATCGACTCCGCGCCCACCATCCGACTCACTCCGAAGACAAACGGAAGCAACGCGAGCGTGAACGCCAACACACCGATGTGCCGCCGTCTGAACGTCTCATCCGGAATCTCTTTTCCGTTCGGCGTGTTCTCTATGTACCGCTGAACTGGCGATTCTACATCTCCTAATTGCATATACTTCTGCTGTGTGATACCATATATAGTACCTCGCACCGAGTTCTCGTTTTTGAGAATATTTCGCTTTGTTGAACCCGATGACGGCATCGGGGTCACCGGTTGAGCGATCGTTCGAGATTGTAGGCTGTAGGAACGACGGCTGTTGGGTCGGTGAGTATCGAGCCGACGCGAACGGGGCGATAAACATTACAGACCGCTACCGTAGTGGAGAGGGCAACCGCCGAAGCGACCGGACTTCCGGGCAGAAGGCCGGTAACGATGACTCGGCTACGGATGGGGCCGTCCGAGAGACGGAGTCTCTCGTGATCACGAAAATCTTCGATTTTCGAACGACCTCTTTGACCGGGCCACAAGGCAGCCAAGCCGATGCTGAAAACCAGCAGACGACGCTTGGAACGTATGCGTCTTGAAACCAACAGGCCGCTACACTCGGCCTGAAATCCCTTGGTGGGATTCCTCCGCGTTCACGCGGAGGAGGAGCTCAATGGCTTGATCCAATACGTAACGAGGACCGGATTGTTACCCTTCCAGAGCCGGATTACGGTGCGCGAATCCGTGACGGCCCTACCGTGAGCGAGATCGTTGACGAAGCACACAGAGAATTAGCCAAGCTCGAACAGGAGCGAGAAGATTAACTCCCGAAAACGGACGCCAGACTCGCCGGTAATCTTCTTCAGTCGGTCGATCAGCGAGTTCGTCTTCGTCGGCGTCTCACGGAAGTTCACGAAGCCGCCCGCCTCGTCGAAACCGCCAATTTGCCGATTTACAACACGTCCCCAAATGCGGTTCTCAGGCGTTAAACGGCGCTAAGACTGCCGATGATGAGATCTAGTAAGAATTCGTATGGGACCGCTGAGAGTCGAACTCAGGTCATACGGACCCCATCCGCATAGGATACCACTACCCCACGGTCCCTGACTACACGCTGAAAAACGACGGTCCGGTAATTAAGGACTTCGTTTCACTCCTCGTCGGCGTCCCGCGGGACCACGAGGTCGCCGTCGTCCCACACCGCGAGGCTCCCGATCGGATCGCCCTCGTAGACGGCCAGCCCCTCGGACCGGCCGAGGACGTACCCGTCGCGCTCGGCGGTGACCGTCGCGCGCTCTTCGCCCCCGGCGTCGACCACGCGAGCGAGGACGTCGCCCGCGTCGAACGCGTCCCCGGCGGCGACGCGGTGCCGAGCGAGTCCGGGGGTGTCTGTCGTCGGACCGCGGAAGCGCCGCACGGGGAACTCGACGGGCGCCGGGTCGACGCCGACGCCGGGCGCGCCGACCGACTCGGGGACGTCCTCGCTCGCCAGAAGCCCCAGTTCGACCGCGACGCCGAACGCGCCCGCGACGCCCGCGGCGAGCAGGTCGTCGTCGACGACGCTGTGGGCGCCTAGCTCCGCGGTGAACGCCGGGATGCCCGCCTCGTTGAGCACGGCGCCGGCGGTCGATCGCTGGAGGCTCTCCTCGACGTACTCGGCGGCGGGGTACTCCCGGACGGCCGGGAGGCCGAACGCGTCGACGAGGCGGCCGAGGTCCGCGGAGAGCGCGGCGGCGTCCGCCTCGCTCCGGCGGTCGCCGTAGAGGACGCGGTCGCGGATGGCGAAGGGGACGCTGCCGACCCCCGCGGTGTGACAGTCGATCAGCGCGTCCGCGGCGGCGTTCGAGCCGACGGTCTCGACGGGGAACTCACTCGATCCGTCCGCGCACTCGCCCGCGTCGTCCGGTACCTCGCCCGTGATCGCGGCGTACAGCCGGGCGTCGATCCGCTCCTGGAGCTTCGGCGGGCGGGCGGACTCCGCGTCCGCGTCCGGGAAGTGGCGGTTCGGGTCCTTGTCTGCGTAGTACGTCTCCCGCGCGTTCCGACGCAGCCCCGCCGGGGAGACGACGGGGACCGCGACGACCGCGCCGGCGAGGCGGTCGAGGCGGTCGGAAAAGGCCGCGACCGCGTCCTGAACGACCGCGACGCCGGTCGCTTCATCGCCGTGGACGCCCCCCGTGAGCCAGAGCGTCGGCCCGGCTTCGGCGCCGTTCGCGACGGCGACCGGGAGCCGCTCCGAGCCGCCGGTCGGGAGGTCCGCCACCGGGAGCCGGCCGCGGCCGAGCGTTCCCGGCGCCGCGCTCGCGCTCCCGATCGCTATCCGTCCGCCCTCGTCCCCGTCCGCGTCCGGCTCGTCCATGGTCGGATCCGGTCGCGGCGAGCTATAAAAGAACGCGCTCCAAGTCGACGACCGTTCCGCTCTCGCCGTCCGGGTCACCGACCACGCGACCGAGACAGACCGCCGTGCCGTCGGGCGTGAGACACGCGACGAGCGGCGGATCGGGGTCGGCGTCTCCGTCCGTTTCCGCGCCGTCGCTCGCCGCCGAGACGGCGTCGTCGTCGACGTCGATCACGCCGGGCGCGTACACGGGCGCGCCGGTCGCGACGTTGCGCGCGGCCGACCGAGCGACCGTCACCGCGGGGAGGTGCGTCAGGGCGTCCTCCGCCGGGCGGACGACCTCGCGGAGGAGCGCGTCATCCCCGTCTTCGGCCCACGCGAGCGCGTCCACGAGGTCCTGGAGCGTGTGGAGGTCGCGGTCGTCGAACGGGTCGGTGGCGCTGCGCCGGAGGTGACCCATGTGCGCGCCGACGCCGGTCGCGAGTCCGACGTCGTGACACAGCTTCCGGACGTACGTCCCCGACTCGCAGCGGATCCGGAGGAGGGCCTTCCGGTCCTCGACCGTCAGCACGTCGAGGTCGTGAACCGTCCGCGTGCGGAGCCGGCGGCTCACGGCGCTTTTCCGGGGCGGCTTCTGGTAGATTTCGTCCTCGAACGCAGCGACCACCTCGCGGAAGTCGGCCGGAGGGGACGCGTGGAGCTCCAACACCGCGACGTACTCCTTGGCGCCTTCGAGGAACACCTGCGCCATGCGCGTCGCGTCGCCGGTCAGCGTGGGGAGACAACCGGTGACCTTCGGGTCGAGCGTGCCCGAGTGGGCGACGCCGCCGGTGGGAGGCCCCTCGGGGTCGAGGGCCGCGAGCGTCTCGTCTATCGCGTCGCGCACCCACGCCGACACCTGATGCGAGGAGGGGCCGGCGGGCTTGTCGAGGTTGACGACGCCGAACCGGAGCAGCTCGGGCACCGAGCGCTCTCCGGGCGGGGATCTGAGGGGGTCATCGCCGTCGACGGGGGCGTCGGCGTCGGTATCGGAAGCGTCTGTCATGCGGGGCTAGTCGATTCTCAGAAGTCGTACACGACGCCTTCGACGGGGGCTTTCCCCTCGTCGTCCGCGGGGTCGTACGCCTCGACGGTCGCGACGAGGACGTCGAGGAACGGTTCGGGTCCCCAGCGGGCGGTGTTGTACGCGGCGTCGTAGATCGAAAGGTCCTCGATGTCGATGTTGTAGTACTCCCGGTACCGCTTGCGCTCGGAGGCCTCGCGGCGCTCCGTCTCGGCTCGGGCGCGGTCGACCGGCTTCGCCTCGCGCTCCGCGATCCGCTCCGCGCGGACGCCGAGCGGCGCGTCGAACCAGAAGCGGAAGTCGGCGTGGTCGGCCGCGAGCCACCCGGCGAGCCGCGATTCGAGGACGACGTCGTCGCGGTCGACGGCGATCTCTCGGAGCCGGCGGTCGAGGTCGCGGTCGATCTGCGGGTCCTCCTCCGCGAACTCGTTGAACTCGACGGGCGTCATGTCGCGTTCGGCCGCCATCTCGCGGAAGATGTCGCCGCCGGAGACGTGCCCGAGTCCGAGCGCGTCCGCGAGCTGGACTGCGTTCGTGCTCTTCCCGCTCCCTGGCGGGCCGGAGACGGTGATCAACATATCTCCACTCCGCGGGTGCCGTTCAAAACCGTTGTCGTTCGACGCCGGGGGGGACGGGCCGGCGACGGCGGGCGAGCCGGCGACGGAGCGCGGGCCCGTTCACGCCTCGCCGTCCGCGGTCGCGGCCGTCATCGACCAGACCGCGACGAGCCCGAGCAGGAGCGCGGGGACGAGCGGGAGCGCGAGGTACGTCGCGAAGAAGGTGAGACCGAACGCGCCCGCCGCGTACGGGTAGGCGTAGATGATCCCCGGGATGACCAGCACGCAGGTGAACAGGACGGCCGTCAGCGCCCACCCCTTGCGGCCGAAGCCGTCGGCGGTCGGTTCGCCGGCGGCCGCCGTCGGTCCCCGCGAGTCGCCGCCGTCGTCGCCGGCCGGGGTGCCGCCGTCGCTCGCGCCGTCGGCGTCGCCCTCGGTTCCGGGGACGTGGACGTAGCCGCCGTCGGTGGTGCCGCCGGCGGTCTCGTCCGCGTCGGCGTCGGTCTCAGAGCTCACTATTCGGTTTAACCACCACTTTGCCAAAGCCCTCACGGTTTTCTATCATCTCGTGTGCGCGCGCGGCCTCGCTCATCGGGAGGACCTCGCGCACGCGAGGTTCGAAGGTGCCGTCCCAAACCAACTCCAGCACGTCGTCGACCTCGCCGGGCGTCGCCATCGTCGAGCCGAGCACCGACAGCTGGTTCCAGAAGATGCGGTTGAGTCCGGCGCCCGGGTTCCCGCCCGTCGTGGCGCCGCAGGTGACGAGCCGGCCGCCCTTCGCCATCGACTTGAGGGAGTCCGGATAGGTGGCCTCACCGACGTGGTCGACGACGACGTCGACGCCGCGCTTGCCCGTGATCTCGCTGATCTCGTCCGCGAAGTCGTTCGCCTCGTAGTCGATGACGTGGTCGGCGCCACAGTCCTCGGCGTGCGAGAGCTTTTCCTCCGTGGACGCGGTCGCGAACACTTCACAGCCCGCGTGGTCCGCGATCTGGACCGCCGCGTGGCCGACGCCGCCGGAGGCGCCCAAGACGAGCACCTTCTCGCTCGCCTCTATCTCGGCGCGCGTGTGGAGCATGCGCCACGCGGTCTGGAAGACCAGCGAGGCGGAGCCGGCGACCTCCCAGTCGACGCCGTCCGGGACCGGGACGAGGTTCGCCGCCGGGACCGTCGCCTTCTCCCCGTGGACGCCGCGGACGTGTTCCCCGATGATGTGGAAGGAGACGCACAGCGACTCCTGCCCGTTGCGGCAGAACTCGCAGTTCCCGCACGAGACGCCCGCGCTCACGGCGACGTGATCCCCGGGCTCGAAGCGCGTCACTCCCTCTCCGACGGCCTCGACGACGCCCGCCGCATCGCTGCCCGGAATGTGCGGCATCTCCAGGTCGATGCCGGGCATCCCGCGTCGCGTCCAGATGTCGAGGTGGTTGAGCGCGCCGGCCTTGACGTCGACCAGGACCTCGCCGCGGTCCGGCTCGGGGTCGGGGAACTCGCCGTACTCGATCACGTCGCGGTCGCCGTGCTCGGAGAACTGAACGGCTTGCATACCCGGACACTCCGAGTGAACCCACTAAACAGTACGCCTCACGGAAACGGGCGGCGCGTGTGGCGACCGTGCGAGACCCCCACAGCGACCCGTCCGTTTCGTGATGTTTAAGTACCGAAAGCGGGAGGTAACGAACGCACGAACTGTAGGGGCGTCGGGCCCCGAGTCCGAGAGGGCGATGATACAACGCGGGTTGCGGTAGCCAAGCTTGGCCCAAGGCGCAGGGTTGCTAACTCTGTGGCGTCACTGCCTCCGGGGTTCGAATCCCCGCCGCAACGCTCGAACGGACGAGTACCGCCGGAATCGCGCCGGTAGGACTCACCACAACCAACACATGAGCACGGAAGAATCACAGGACGACTCGCCGGAGGAGGAGGAAGACCTCCAGTACTTCGTTCGGATCGGGGGCGCGGACCTCGACGGGACGAAGACGGTCGAGCGAAGCCTGTCCGAACTCGACGGCATCGGCACGCGCACGGCGCGGCTGGTCGCCGAGAAGGCCGACGTGGACCGAAACGCCACGTTCGGGCTCCTCGACGAGGATGACATCGACGCGGTGGTCGACATCGCGGAGAACCTCGAAGACCACGTCCCGTCGTGGATGACGAACCGACAGAACGACTTCTTCTCCGGAGAGACGACGCACCTCGTCGGCACGGACGTCAACGAGAAGCGCCGCCACGACATCAACCGGATGAAGATCATCGAATCGTACAAGGGCGTGCGCCACAAGCGCGGGCAGAAGGTCCGCGGGCAGCGCACCAAGTCCACGGGTCGCTCGGAGGGGACCATCGGGGTCAACGTCGAGGAGATCCGCGAGGAGATGGAAGACGACGAGGGCGGTGACGACGAATGAGCACCGGGAAAAACACCAAGGGCTACGAGACGCCGAACCACCCGTACCAGGGCGAGCGGATCGCCGAGGAGTCCGACCTCCTCTCGCGGTACGGTCTGAAGAATAAAGAGGAGTTCTGGCGCGCCCAGTCCGAACTGCGCAACATGCGTCGAGAGGCTCGACGGCTGCTCGGCGAGGCGCAGGGCGACGTCGACGCCGCCCAGGACGCCGGCGCGGAGTTCGTCGCGCGGCTCCGCCGCATCGGCATCCTCGGCGACAACGACGACATCTCGACGGTCCTGTCGCTCGACGTGACGGACCTGCTGGAGCGCCGGCTCCAGACGGTCGTCTACCGACAGGGCTTCGCCTCATCGACCCAGCAGGCCCGCCAGTTCATCGTCCACGGCCACATCACCGTCAACGGCGCTCGCGTCACGCGCCCGTCGGTGAAGGTGGACGTCGACGACGAGGGCGCCATCGCCTTCGACGAGACGAGCCCGCTCGCGGACGATCTCCACCCCGAGCGCGCGGAGTCACAGG
The sequence above is a segment of the Halorubrum sp. 2020YC2 genome. Coding sequences within it:
- a CDS encoding zinc-binding dehydrogenase, with amino-acid sequence MQAVQFSEHGDRDVIEYGEFPDPEPDRGEVLVDVKAGALNHLDIWTRRGMPGIDLEMPHIPGSDAAGVVEAVGEGVTRFEPGDHVAVSAGVSCGNCEFCRNGQESLCVSFHIIGEHVRGVHGEKATVPAANLVPVPDGVDWEVAGSASLVFQTAWRMLHTRAEIEASEKVLVLGASGGVGHAAVQIADHAGCEVFATASTEEKLSHAEDCGADHVIDYEANDFADEISEITGKRGVDVVVDHVGEATYPDSLKSMAKGGRLVTCGATTGGNPGAGLNRIFWNQLSVLGSTMATPGEVDDVLELVWDGTFEPRVREVLPMSEAARAHEMIENREGFGKVVVKPNSEL
- a CDS encoding 30S ribosomal protein S13, which gives rise to MSTEESQDDSPEEEEDLQYFVRIGGADLDGTKTVERSLSELDGIGTRTARLVAEKADVDRNATFGLLDEDDIDAVVDIAENLEDHVPSWMTNRQNDFFSGETTHLVGTDVNEKRRHDINRMKIIESYKGVRHKRGQKVRGQRTKSTGRSEGTIGVNVEEIREEMEDDEGGDDE
- a CDS encoding 30S ribosomal protein S4 — its product is MSTGKNTKGYETPNHPYQGERIAEESDLLSRYGLKNKEEFWRAQSELRNMRREARRLLGEAQGDVDAAQDAGAEFVARLRRIGILGDNDDISTVLSLDVTDLLERRLQTVVYRQGFASSTQQARQFIVHGHITVNGARVTRPSVKVDVDDEGAIAFDETSPLADDLHPERAESQE